Within the Streptomyces sp. NBC_00554 genome, the region CGAAACGGGGGTCTGGGGGCGGAGCCCCCAGGTACGGGACGGGTAGGGGCGGAGGGGGCGAAAAAAAGCCTCCACGCCAGCCCGGGCGCCGGGTGCCATACAAACGGGGTGCACCCAAGCCCCGCCAAGGCGCCCCGCCAGCCCAGGTACCGTTCACCCTCATGCGCACCCTCCTGATCACAGGCCCCGGCGGCACAGGCCGTACCACCGTCGCCGCCGCCACCGCGCTGAAAGCCGCCCGCGAGGGCACCCGCACCCTGGTCCTGAGCGCCGACCGCACGGACACCCTGGGCGCCGCCCTCGGCGTACGGACAGGCCCCGCCCCGGTGGAGGCGGGCACCAACCTCACCGCCTGGCGCCCCGACGCCGCAGAGCGCTTCCGCGCCGACCTCACCGCCTTCCAGGCCCGCGCCGGCACCGCCCTGGACCTGCTCGGCGCCGCCCGCCTGGACGCCGAGGAAGTCACCCCCCTCCCCGGCGCCGAGGAGCTGGCCCTGCTCCGCGCCCTGCGCGACGCGGCGACCTCGGACACGTACGACCTCCTGGTCGTCGACCTCCCCCCGACCCCCCAGGCCCTCGCCCTCCTCGCCCTCCCCGAGGAACTCCGCCGCTACCTGCGCCGCCTGCTCCCCGCAGAGCGCCAGGCGGCCCGCGCCCTGCGCCCCGTCCTCGGCCGGCTCGCGGGCGTCCCGATGCCCGCGGAGTGGCTGTACGAGACGGCGGCCCGCTGGGACCTCGAACTGGCCGCCGTGGAAGCGGTCGTCGAGGACCGGGCCACGACCGTACGGCTGGTCGCGGAGCCGGGACCCGCGGGCACCGATGCCGTACGCAGCGCCGGCACCGGCCTCGCCCTGCGCGGCCTCTCCGTCGACGCCCTGGTGGCGAACCGCGTGCTGCCGGGTGCCACGAACGACACCTGGCTCGCCGCCCTCGCCGCCCAGCAGCGCAAGGCACTCGACGAGTGGCAGGAGACGTACGACGTCCACGAGGTCCCGCACCGCGGGCACGACCCGCGCGGCACCGACGACCTCGGGGCGCTCCCCGTACCCGGTGTCGTCAACGAAACGCCGTCCCCCGTCGAGTGGCCCCTCACCGACCACCTCGCCGACGA harbors:
- a CDS encoding ArsA family ATPase, translated to MRTLLITGPGGTGRTTVAAATALKAAREGTRTLVLSADRTDTLGAALGVRTGPAPVEAGTNLTAWRPDAAERFRADLTAFQARAGTALDLLGAARLDAEEVTPLPGAEELALLRALRDAATSDTYDLLVVDLPPTPQALALLALPEELRRYLRRLLPAERQAARALRPVLGRLAGVPMPAEWLYETAARWDLELAAVEAVVEDRATTVRLVAEPGPAGTDAVRSAGTGLALRGLSVDALVANRVLPGATNDTWLAALAAQQRKALDEWQETYDVHEVPHRGHDPRGTDDLGALPVPGVVNETPSPVEWPLTDHLADEGVLVWHIPLPGAIRDELDLIRRGDELVVTAGQFRRIVPLPSALRRCTVDGAALREGELRIRFAPDPDLWPRTR